A DNA window from Malus domestica chromosome 12, GDT2T_hap1 contains the following coding sequences:
- the LOC103430794 gene encoding omega-3 fatty acid desaturase, chloroplastic-like: MASWVLSECGLKPLPQVWNRPRTAVCSSYRSKVRIFRSNQSSADLRLDSTKIAGGLFRERRWDLNVSAPVRVASVEEEEERVNGVNGGGDGEEEVGFDPGAPPPFKLADVKAAIPKHCWVRDPWRSMSYVVRDVAVVFGLAAAAVYVNKWFVWPLYWAAQGTMFWAIFVLGHDCGHGSFSNNPKLNSVVGHLLHSSILVPYHGWRISHRTHHQNHGHVENDESWHPLSEKIYKKLDSMTRILRFTVPFPMLAYPFYLWNRSPGKTGSHFDPKSDLFVPNERKDVITSTVCWTAMAALLVGLSFVMGPVQVLKLYGIPYWVFVMWLDLVTYLHHHGHEDKLPWYRGKEWSYLRGGLTTLDRDYGLINNIHHDIGTHVVHHLFPQIPHYHLVEATEAAKPVFGNYYREPKKSGPLPFHLLGSFIKSLKKDHYVSDNGDVVYYQTDPSFGGFPPSN, encoded by the exons ATGGCGAGTTGGGTCCTCTCTGAATGCGGCCTAAAGCCTCTCCCGCAAGTTTGGAACCGACCCAGAACCGCAGTTTGCTCTAGCTACCGGTCAAAAGTTCGGATTTTTCGGTCAAACCAGAGCTCGGCGGATCTGAGATTGGATTCGACCAAAATCGCAGGTGGgttgtttagagagagaagatgGGATCTTAACGTGAGCGCTCCGGTGAGGGTAGCTTCTgttgaagaggaggaggagagagttAACGGCGTTAATGGCGGCGGAGATGGAGAAGAGGAGGTGGGATTTGATCCGGGTGCGCCGCCGCCGTTCAAATTAGCCGATGTTAAAGCTGCCATTCCGAAGCATTGTTGGGTTAGGGACCCGTGGAGGTCAATGAGCTATGTGGTGAGGGATGTGGCGGTGGTTTTCGGGTTGGCTGCGGCTGCGGTTTATGTGAACAAGTGGTTTGTTTGGCCTCTGTATTGGGCTGCTCAGGGGACAATGTTTTGGGCTATCTTTGTTCTTGGCCATGATTG TGGCCATGGAAGCTTTTCGAATAATCCCAAGCTAAACAGTGTTGTGGGGCATCTCTTGCATTCTTCAATTCTTGTACCCTATCATGGATG GAGAATTAGCCACAGGACTCATCATCAAAACCATGGTCATGTTGAGAATGACGAGTCATGGCACCCG TTGTCTGAAAAAATCTACAAGAAATTGGATAGCATGACACGAATTTTGCGCTTCACCGTTCCTTTTCCCATGCTTGCTTATCCTTTCTATCTT TGGAATAGAAGTCCAGGAAAGACTGGTTCCCACTTTGACCCGAAGAGCGATCTATTTGTCCCGAATGAGAGGAAAGATGTGATCACTTCCACTGTATGTTGGACAGCAATGGCTGCTTTACTTGTGGGATTATCGTTTGTAATGGGTCCTGTTCAAGTGCTTAAGCTCTACGGCATTCCCTACTGG GTTTTTGTCATGTGGCTGGATTTGGTAACTTACTTGCATCACCATGGGCACGAAGACAAACTACCATGGTATCGAGGGAAG GAATGGAGTTATCTGAGGGGAGGGCTTACGACACTGGATCGGGACTACGGATTGATCAATAACATCCACCACGACATCGGAACCCATGTGGTTCATCATCTTTTTCCTCAAATCCCCCACTACCACTTGGTTGAAGCA ACTGAGGCAGCAAAGCCGGTATTCGGGAACTACTACAGAGAGCCGAAGAAATCAGGACCTCTACCATTtcacttgcttggaagtttTATCAAAAGCTTGAAAAAGGACCACTATGTGAGTGACAATGGCGATGTTGTGTACTACCAAACTGACCCTAGCTTTGGTGGCTTTCCTCCATCAAATTAA
- the LOC103424003 gene encoding selT-like protein has translation MDRALLVLVGLSIFLFCTDIFNIFTPKPPKTTTHYPLLDADDPHQADPQLEQLLQEPLKFPTHQKSNGFGGVGIGSTINIDFCTSCSYRGTAITLKNMLVTSFPGIDVILANHHPPLPRRLLSKLVPVVQVGIIGTIMAGKHVFSRLGITTPPPWYQTLQANRFGSMASTWLLGNFIQSFLQSTGAFEVYCNGELVFSKLKEQRFPSETELRDLVGKKLGGGVWP, from the exons ATGGATCGAGCTCTGTTAGTTCTGGTAGGGTTATCGATCTTCCTGTTCTGCACTGATATTTTTAACATTTTCACGCCCAAACCTCCCAAAACTACCACTCATTATCCTCTTCTTGATGCCGATGATCCTCACCAAGCAGACCCCCAGCTAGAACAGCTTCTCCAAGAGCCCCTCAAATTCCCCACCCACCAG AAATCTAATGGCTTTGGGGGAGTTGGCATTGGAAGCACCATCAATATTGATTTCTGTACATCTTGTTCTTACAG AGGAACTGCAATAACATTGAAAAACATGCTGGTAACATCATTTCCCGGGATCGATGTAATACTGGCAAACCACCACCCTCCCCTTCCAAGACGCCTGCTGAGCAAACTGGTACCggttgttcaagtaggaatcatcggGACTATAATGGCCGGAAAACATGTTTTCTCAAGGCTGGGGATAACGACGCCACCTCCTTGGTACCAGACCCTGCAAGCAAATAGGTTTGGCAGTATGGCAAGCACTTGGCTTTTGGGAAACTTCATCCAATCCTTCCTTCAAAGCACAGGAGCGTTTGAAGTGTATTGTAATGGTGAATTG GTCTTCTCGAAGCTGAAGGAGCAGAGGTTCCCCAGTGAAACTGAGTTGAGGGATCTCGTCGGAAAGAAGCTTGGAGGAGGGGTCTGGCCTTAG